In a genomic window of Nostoc sp. UHCC 0870:
- a CDS encoding DUF5895 domain-containing protein — translation MKASAKFDFEDEKFNAPPSQVIPWCQMINPRYGADGVQSHGLAIKVDNAQAVGFQPDDNWQQVEHEFSSGVETVFMTATPRIVIVRRGPLSVKDRETGIKLGTLKDNYDAFLADKLKFKTFTRYLIFLVGEDKNFLHESPLQLTLNGAAGASFSKTYCDFQQGKVVSGFVAELERAYALFRKQPITPKGSLFHAHGIFCPIIECEERGIEPNTVLVASTVDYEHPTVGTLTNYLIASDSPESAIICKAFEDHKDFAKEPVRTETPKMAVAAVSSSYVYPDEDDFGYPPY, via the coding sequence ATGAAAGCATCTGCTAAGTTCGACTTTGAGGATGAAAAATTTAATGCACCGCCTTCTCAAGTCATCCCCTGGTGTCAGATGATCAATCCTCGGTATGGTGCTGATGGAGTGCAATCCCACGGTTTAGCTATTAAAGTAGATAACGCCCAGGCTGTGGGTTTTCAGCCTGATGATAATTGGCAGCAAGTAGAACACGAATTTAGTTCTGGGGTGGAAACCGTTTTTATGACGGCTACTCCCCGCATAGTAATAGTGCGTCGAGGGCCTTTGTCTGTTAAAGATAGAGAAACTGGCATAAAACTAGGGACACTAAAAGATAATTATGATGCCTTTTTAGCAGATAAATTAAAGTTTAAAACCTTCACTCGTTACCTGATTTTCTTAGTAGGTGAAGATAAAAACTTTTTACATGAATCTCCACTGCAATTAACTCTCAATGGTGCAGCAGGAGCGAGTTTTAGTAAAACTTATTGTGATTTTCAACAGGGTAAAGTTGTGAGCGGTTTTGTGGCGGAATTAGAAAGGGCTTATGCTTTATTCCGTAAGCAGCCAATTACGCCGAAAGGTTCTTTATTCCATGCTCACGGAATCTTTTGTCCGATTATTGAGTGCGAAGAAAGAGGGATTGAACCAAATACTGTTTTGGTAGCTTCCACTGTGGATTATGAACATCCTACAGTGGGAACTTTAACTAATTATTTGATTGCTTCAGATTCACCAGAATCAGCAATTATTTGTAAAGCCTTTGAAGATCACAAAGATTTTGCTAAAGAACCAGTGAGAACAGAAACGCCAAAAATGGCAGTGGCTGCTGTTTCTAGTTCTTATGTTTATCCTGATGAGGATGATTTCGGTTATCCGCCGTACTAG
- a CDS encoding phosphate/phosphite/phosphonate ABC transporter substrate-binding protein, whose protein sequence is MVWRFSRRLFLLNLLGFTVARCSSAPTSQGQLTIGVIDYDGGAEIINQYAKFNRYLAEKTKSSIQLEPTFNENKAIERLEAQAWSLIFAPPGLAARAIARSQYVPIFPLLGLSNLRSIFVVRKDNPISDLTQLQGKTVALGQPGSATGYYLPLYNLYGLTLAEILFAPTPKTLLEWVVQGKAAAGAISMAELNLYSSQLSQTDLRVLYTDPHYVPPGVVLISPTVERNRQEYIRKVMSEFPGVLAQEVGYVPNGQLPDYKYMIDVVERVKLIATELQNKPVQLFKKTT, encoded by the coding sequence ATGGTGTGGCGATTTTCACGGCGTTTATTTCTTTTAAATTTACTAGGGTTTACAGTTGCTAGATGCTCATCAGCACCAACTTCTCAAGGTCAGTTAACCATTGGTGTGATTGATTATGATGGAGGAGCGGAAATAATTAACCAATATGCAAAGTTCAATCGTTACTTAGCAGAGAAAACTAAATCCAGCATTCAACTAGAGCCTACTTTTAATGAAAATAAGGCTATTGAGCGTTTGGAGGCTCAAGCTTGGTCTTTGATATTTGCACCTCCAGGGTTAGCCGCAAGGGCGATCGCTCGTTCTCAATACGTCCCGATTTTTCCTTTGCTGGGGTTGAGTAATTTACGCTCAATTTTCGTGGTTCGTAAAGATAATCCCATCAGCGATTTAACGCAGTTACAGGGTAAAACCGTGGCTTTAGGTCAACCGGGTTCAGCTACAGGATATTATTTACCACTTTACAATCTTTACGGATTAACACTAGCAGAAATCTTGTTTGCGCCTACGCCTAAAACGCTTCTAGAATGGGTAGTGCAAGGGAAAGCTGCGGCTGGTGCGATTTCAATGGCAGAATTGAATCTCTACAGTTCCCAATTAAGCCAAACAGACTTGCGTGTCCTTTACACAGATCCTCATTACGTCCCTCCTGGGGTAGTTTTAATTAGTCCTACTGTAGAACGCAATCGCCAGGAATACATCCGCAAAGTGATGAGTGAGTTTCCTGGTGTTTTAGCGCAAGAAGTCGGTTATGTCCCGAATGGACAGCTACCCGATTATAAATACATGATTGATGTAGTCGAACGGGTGAAACTAATTGCGACGGAACTGCAAAACAAGCCTGTGCAATTATTCAAAAAAACAACTTAA
- the galE gene encoding UDP-glucose 4-epimerase GalE has product MSPGKPSILVTGGAGYIGSHTVLALKQAGYDVVILDNLVYGHRDLVEKVLQVELIVGDTSDRALLDDLFKTHNFAAVMHFSAYAYVGESVTDPAKYYRNNVLGTLVLLEAMLAASIKNFVFSSTCATYGVPDVVPIPENHPQNPINPYGATKLMVERILSDFDVAYGLKSVRFRYFNAAGAHPEGLLGEDHNPETHLIPLVLMTALGKRESISIFGTDYPTPDGTCIRDYIHVSDLADAHILGLEYLLKGGDSEFFNLGNGQGFSVREVIAAAAQVTGSNIPVTECDRRPGDPPSLIGSGEKARKILGWHPQYPDIQDIVTHAWQWHLKRHK; this is encoded by the coding sequence ATGTCACCTGGAAAGCCCAGCATTTTAGTAACAGGGGGAGCAGGGTACATCGGTTCACATACCGTCTTAGCTCTCAAGCAAGCAGGTTATGACGTGGTGATACTCGATAACCTGGTTTATGGGCATCGTGACTTGGTGGAGAAGGTTTTGCAGGTTGAGTTGATTGTCGGGGATACTAGCGATCGCGCTCTGTTAGATGATTTATTTAAAACCCATAATTTTGCCGCCGTCATGCACTTTTCTGCCTATGCTTATGTCGGCGAATCAGTGACAGACCCCGCTAAATACTACCGTAACAACGTTTTGGGTACGCTGGTTCTCTTAGAAGCAATGCTGGCGGCATCTATTAAGAATTTTGTCTTTTCTTCCACTTGTGCCACCTATGGTGTCCCAGATGTTGTGCCGATTCCCGAAAACCACCCCCAAAATCCCATCAATCCCTACGGTGCTACTAAATTAATGGTAGAGAGGATTTTATCTGATTTTGATGTAGCTTATGGTTTAAAATCAGTCCGTTTTCGTTATTTTAATGCAGCTGGCGCACATCCTGAAGGCTTATTAGGTGAAGATCACAACCCTGAAACCCATCTCATTCCTTTGGTACTGATGACAGCTTTAGGTAAACGCGAATCTATCTCAATTTTTGGCACAGATTACCCCACCCCCGATGGGACTTGTATTCGGGACTATATTCATGTCAGTGACTTGGCAGATGCCCACATTTTAGGATTGGAATATTTATTAAAAGGTGGCGATAGCGAATTTTTTAATTTAGGTAATGGTCAAGGTTTTTCAGTCAGAGAAGTCATTGCAGCCGCCGCCCAGGTGACAGGATCGAATATACCAGTTACAGAATGCGATCGCCGCCCCGGAGATCCCCCCAGTTTAATTGGTAGCGGCGAAAAAGCCCGAAAAATTCTCGGCTGGCATCCTCAATATCCAGATATTCAAGATATTGTCACCCACGCCTGGCAATGGCACTTGAAAAGACATAAATGA
- a CDS encoding c-type heme family protein, producing MLNNLKIGTKFNLLLILVFIASICVSGAILSSVLQRRAQNEVSSQALLLMKTMNSVRTYTQNRINPLLAPQLETATAFIPETVPAFSATEVFENFRQTEGNENFLYKEATLNPTNLRDKADSFETQLVERFRRESKIKEIVGFRSLPQGDVFYIARPLGITQQTCLRCHSTPELAPKSQLITYGTKNGFGWKLNEIVAAQIISVPSKEIFNHAQGSWSLIMGLLIAIFTIVLLIINFLIKKTVIQRIKNIERIAQRVSTGDMTADFDEASKDEIGGLAAAFNRMKSSLKIAMDMLNSH from the coding sequence ATGTTAAATAACTTAAAAATAGGTACTAAATTCAACTTACTTTTAATATTAGTTTTCATCGCCAGCATTTGCGTCAGTGGTGCGATCTTATCCAGCGTGTTACAACGAAGAGCGCAAAACGAAGTCAGTTCTCAAGCACTGCTTTTAATGAAGACGATGAATTCCGTGAGAACTTATACACAAAATAGAATAAATCCTTTATTAGCTCCTCAACTAGAAACAGCAACAGCATTTATCCCAGAAACAGTACCAGCTTTTTCTGCCACAGAAGTCTTTGAAAATTTTCGCCAAACTGAAGGAAATGAAAATTTTCTTTATAAAGAAGCCACACTCAATCCTACTAATTTGAGAGATAAAGCCGATAGTTTTGAAACTCAACTTGTAGAGCGTTTTCGTAGAGAATCCAAGATTAAAGAAATTGTCGGCTTTCGTTCATTACCTCAAGGCGACGTATTTTATATTGCGCGTCCCCTAGGAATTACACAACAGACTTGTCTACGATGTCATTCCACACCAGAATTAGCTCCTAAAAGCCAATTGATAACCTATGGTACAAAAAATGGTTTTGGCTGGAAACTAAATGAAATTGTTGCGGCTCAAATCATTTCTGTCCCCTCCAAAGAGATTTTTAATCATGCCCAAGGTAGCTGGTCGTTGATTATGGGATTGTTAATTGCTATCTTTACTATAGTTCTGCTTATAATTAACTTTTTAATCAAAAAAACTGTTATTCAGCGAATTAAAAATATAGAAAGAATTGCTCAAAGAGTTAGCACTGGCGATATGACTGCTGATTTTGATGAAGCGTCAAAAGATGAAATTGGTGGTTTAGCAGCAGCATTCAATCGGATGAAATCTAGCTTGAAAATAGCGATGGATATGCTTAATAGTCATTAG
- a CDS encoding serine/threonine-protein kinase, which produces MLGNLLASRYQVLQILGGGGFGQTYIALDTQRPGNPRCVVKHFRPVTHNPEFLETARRLFTSEAETLEQLGHHEQIPRLLAYFEEKQEFFLVQEYIEGNCLKAEIVSGQRWTEDKVIFLLQQILNILKFIHSYNVIHRDIKPENIIRRLHDGKLVLIDFGAVKQVHTRMITAPGQTEMTVAIGTPGYMSIEQGRGKPHANSDIYSLGVLCIQALTGLHPREFEEDPHTGEILWQYRATVTPVLASVISKMVVNHFKQRYQSATEVLEALQQNFHPEAETQLTQTPSILTLQIPSTSSQQQAVSNQTGSILSPEKSDRLEKMLLELVGPVAKTLLRLAASAPSYQDLIDNLSLHLTENQRAKFRQKAMSLLLEESTSPQPNNSSQTSPSIPNITPPTINSTISENFLRECERELVDLIGPMGVFLVQKAIKSAGVSISRTEFVKILAASIPDPQKASQFQQRLLSGK; this is translated from the coding sequence ATGTTAGGAAACTTACTAGCTAGTCGTTATCAAGTCCTCCAAATCTTAGGGGGAGGAGGATTCGGTCAAACTTATATTGCGCTAGACACCCAACGTCCAGGTAATCCTAGATGTGTTGTCAAGCACTTTCGGCCTGTCACTCATAACCCTGAATTTCTGGAAACTGCCAGAAGGTTATTCACTAGTGAAGCAGAAACTCTAGAACAACTCGGTCATCATGAGCAAATTCCTCGGCTTTTGGCATATTTTGAAGAAAAGCAAGAGTTCTTTTTGGTGCAGGAGTATATTGAGGGAAATTGTCTCAAAGCTGAAATTGTATCTGGTCAAAGATGGACGGAAGACAAAGTTATCTTCCTGTTGCAGCAGATATTAAATATCCTGAAATTTATTCATAGTTATAACGTCATCCATCGAGATATTAAGCCGGAAAATATCATCAGACGTTTACATGATGGTAAATTAGTGCTGATTGATTTTGGCGCGGTTAAACAAGTCCACACACGGATGATTACAGCTCCTGGTCAAACAGAGATGACTGTGGCTATTGGTACGCCAGGATATATGTCTATAGAACAAGGACGAGGGAAACCCCACGCCAACAGTGATATTTATTCTTTGGGTGTTCTTTGTATTCAAGCACTCACAGGACTGCACCCCAGGGAATTTGAGGAAGACCCCCACACAGGAGAAATTCTCTGGCAATATCGGGCAACAGTAACTCCTGTGTTAGCATCTGTGATATCAAAAATGGTGGTAAACCACTTTAAACAGCGTTATCAGTCTGCAACCGAGGTTTTAGAAGCACTTCAGCAGAATTTTCATCCTGAAGCTGAAACTCAATTAACTCAGACACCATCAATTTTGACATTACAGATTCCAAGTACATCATCTCAACAACAGGCTGTTAGTAATCAAACTGGTTCTATTTTGTCGCCAGAAAAGAGCGATCGCCTGGAGAAGATGCTGCTAGAATTAGTTGGCCCTGTAGCTAAGACATTATTACGACTGGCCGCATCAGCACCCAGTTACCAAGACCTCATAGATAATTTGTCTCTACACCTAACAGAAAATCAACGCGCTAAGTTTCGACAAAAAGCAATGTCGCTGTTACTAGAAGAATCTACTAGTCCTCAACCAAACAATTCATCTCAGACATCTCCAAGCATCCCAAATATCACTCCCCCCACAATCAACTCAACAATTAGCGAAAATTTTCTCCGTGAATGTGAGCGAGAATTGGTTGATTTAATCGGCCCAATGGGTGTGTTTCTAGTTCAAAAAGCGATCAAATCTGCCGGTGTCTCAATCTCGCGGACAGAATTCGTGAAAATTTTAGCCGCTAGCATTCCAGACCCTCAAAAAGCTTCCCAATTCCAGCAACGGTTACTTTCTGGAAAATAG
- the mltA gene encoding murein transglycosylase A — MMRKTLALLSLSLGIAFINPIAVAQVIINVPPPNFPNPELQPPVKPSTPEIEQPLKLVQVGNCTAQNTCLGWDEQIFGSRGKPGDRQALLTSIDHSLRYLNTNTAQRIYQHYPVQGITLDRVRRSLLRFRQLVVNSKSTAQLQAAVKREFAFYQSVGNDGRGTVKFTSYYQPVYNASRVRTSAYKYPLYRLPPDFNKWNKPHPTRLQLEGKNGLLGNKSKLRGLELLWFRDRFEAYMIHIQGSAQIQLTDGTRTSIGYAGATDYPWTSIGGELAKDGKLPLSGLTMPKMISFFKAQPQELNNYLPRWERFIFFQEAKGRPATGSINVPVTAERSIATDKSLMPPGALALVQTSLPYPVAGGKLEYRRVSRFVLDQDTGSAIRGPGRVDYFMGTGKLAGDRAGVTGGNGSLYYLLLK; from the coding sequence ATGATGAGAAAAACCCTTGCTTTGCTTTCCTTGAGTCTGGGAATTGCCTTTATAAATCCAATTGCTGTGGCGCAGGTAATCATTAATGTACCACCACCCAACTTTCCTAATCCTGAGTTACAACCACCAGTCAAGCCAAGCACTCCTGAGATTGAGCAACCCCTTAAACTAGTACAGGTCGGTAATTGTACTGCCCAAAATACTTGCTTGGGTTGGGATGAGCAAATTTTTGGTAGCAGGGGTAAACCAGGCGATCGCCAAGCACTGTTAACATCAATTGATCACAGCCTGCGTTATCTAAACACGAATACGGCACAACGTATATATCAACATTATCCCGTCCAGGGTATTACCCTAGATCGTGTGCGTCGAAGTTTGCTGCGGTTTCGTCAACTAGTTGTCAATTCTAAATCTACAGCCCAACTACAAGCGGCAGTCAAAAGAGAGTTTGCTTTTTACCAGTCTGTAGGTAATGATGGCCGGGGTACTGTTAAGTTTACCTCCTATTACCAGCCTGTTTATAATGCCAGTCGTGTCAGGACTTCAGCATATAAGTATCCTCTTTACCGACTACCGCCTGATTTTAACAAATGGAATAAACCCCACCCCACACGCCTGCAATTGGAAGGTAAAAATGGGTTACTGGGGAATAAAAGCAAGCTGCGCGGTTTAGAATTGCTATGGTTTCGCGATCGCTTCGAGGCCTACATGATACATATTCAAGGTTCTGCCCAAATTCAGTTAACTGATGGTACAAGAACTTCTATCGGCTATGCAGGCGCAACCGATTATCCTTGGACGAGTATCGGGGGAGAATTAGCCAAAGATGGTAAATTGCCATTATCAGGCTTGACAATGCCCAAAATGATCAGTTTTTTCAAAGCACAACCCCAGGAATTAAATAACTATCTACCACGCTGGGAACGATTTATTTTCTTCCAGGAAGCGAAGGGTAGACCAGCTACAGGCAGTATAAATGTACCAGTAACTGCCGAACGTTCCATTGCTACAGACAAATCTTTAATGCCTCCAGGCGCACTAGCATTAGTTCAGACTTCACTACCTTATCCGGTTGCTGGTGGGAAGCTAGAGTATCGTCGAGTTAGCCGTTTTGTGCTGGATCAAGATACAGGTAGTGCCATCAGAGGCCCAGGCAGAGTAGATTATTTTATGGGAACTGGTAAACTAGCAGGCGATCGCGCCGGTGTTACAGGCGGCAATGGATCATTATATTATTTACTGCTGAAATAA
- a CDS encoding urease accessory protein UreH domain-containing protein, whose translation MLDLSLITILGFLGSFGHCFGMCGPLTVAFSLSSHQSNSQQNSSTGVLTLEKPSNTWQQQLTFHVLLNLGRMLSYGLVGAGIGALGSVLLQGGQFAGVGSDFRRVMAIITGVMLIWFGLGQITPNLLPHIPLLHPFLKGGLHNRLSSAMMQLSLQRRWWTPITLGMTWGLMPCGFLYAAQIKAAETGSLWLGMATMLAFGLGTMPTMLGVGVSTALISQDRRSQLFRLGGWVTLTIGAITLLRTGDTMSDYTGHAALFCLILALIARPISKLWASPLRYRRALGVGAFVLAVVHTSHMIEHSLQWNLAAFWFLPPEFQLGMGAGAVGLVLMTPAALTSWESWQKSWGKNWRRIHLLSVPALLLSVIHAVLIGSHYLGSLQLTWGNKLATLLLGLISLGVLLVRTRFFWSKLTVEKFYVPPSKSR comes from the coding sequence ATGCTAGATTTATCACTCATCACTATTCTGGGGTTTCTGGGTAGCTTTGGGCATTGCTTCGGGATGTGCGGGCCGCTAACGGTGGCGTTTTCCCTGTCTAGCCACCAGTCAAATTCACAGCAAAACTCTTCAACAGGGGTATTAACTTTAGAAAAACCCTCTAATACTTGGCAGCAGCAATTAACATTCCATGTTTTATTAAATCTAGGGCGAATGTTAAGTTATGGCTTAGTTGGTGCTGGGATTGGGGCTTTAGGTTCGGTACTTTTACAAGGTGGACAGTTCGCTGGCGTGGGTAGCGACTTCCGCCGTGTGATGGCAATCATTACTGGCGTGATGCTGATTTGGTTTGGTTTAGGGCAAATTACACCCAACTTACTCCCCCATATTCCCCTCCTGCATCCTTTCTTAAAAGGTGGCTTACATAATCGGCTGAGTTCCGCAATGATGCAGCTATCTTTACAACGGCGATGGTGGACACCGATAACTTTGGGCATGACTTGGGGTTTAATGCCTTGTGGTTTTTTGTATGCAGCCCAAATTAAAGCGGCGGAGACTGGTAGTTTATGGCTGGGTATGGCAACTATGTTGGCCTTTGGCTTAGGCACAATGCCTACCATGCTGGGTGTCGGTGTATCTACTGCCTTGATAAGTCAAGATAGGCGAAGTCAGTTATTTCGTTTAGGTGGTTGGGTAACACTGACTATTGGTGCAATTACTTTGCTGCGGACTGGTGACACAATGTCAGATTATACCGGACACGCGGCGTTATTCTGTCTGATACTGGCGTTAATTGCTCGCCCCATTAGTAAATTGTGGGCATCTCCTTTACGCTATCGTCGCGCTTTGGGAGTGGGGGCTTTTGTTTTAGCTGTGGTGCATACCAGCCACATGATTGAACATTCCTTACAATGGAATTTGGCTGCCTTTTGGTTTTTACCCCCAGAGTTTCAACTAGGGATGGGGGCAGGTGCTGTAGGATTAGTATTAATGACCCCCGCCGCACTCACAAGTTGGGAATCATGGCAGAAATCTTGGGGTAAAAACTGGCGACGAATTCATTTATTGAGTGTACCGGCTTTGCTTCTGAGTGTTATTCATGCGGTGTTGATTGGTTCTCATTACTTGGGTTCTTTACAATTGACTTGGGGGAATAAACTAGCAACGCTGCTATTGGGACTGATTAGTCTGGGCGTATTGCTAGTTAGAACGAGATTTTTTTGGTCAAAGTTAACTGTAGAAAAGTTTTATGTCCCTCCAAGCAAATCACGGTAA
- a CDS encoding ABC transporter ATP-binding protein encodes MQQSRRIAKLGAYLRPHWRDATLGILALLSVNGLGVYIPWLIRGCVDQLANNVIWQEILRYVVVIILLSAAMWLIRMASRLWIFGVGRQVEFDLKQRIFEHLLNLEPAYFATNTIGDLISRATSDVDNVRRLLGFAVLSLANTVFAYTLTLPVMLAINVNLTLAAIAVYPLMFVLVHLFSNRLRQQQAQVQENISDISELIQEDMSGIALIKIYAQEENERRAFAQKNQQLLGANLGLAKIRNTLFPLIGGLAGLSSLVIIWLGTRQITAGNLAVGDFLALLIYVERLVFPTALLGFTITAYQRGEVSIDRLEAILSVKPKIKDIDDAVQMALAEVKGELTAKNLSFTYAGAAKPALDHVNFTIAPGETVAIVGAIGSGKSTLANALPRLLDIAPGQLFLDGVDITQIALADLRHAIAYVPQDSFLFSTTIRNNIRYGDPSSDQQYVESVAKSSQIHPEIINFPQQYETIVGERGITLSGGQRQRTALARAMLVNAPILILDDALSSVDNQTATQILNNLASGKTRKTVVFITHQLSAAAAADRILVMDKGQIVQEGNHLKLLQENGLYRKLWSQHQVEELLR; translated from the coding sequence ATGCAACAATCTCGACGAATTGCTAAACTTGGTGCTTACCTACGTCCCCATTGGCGAGATGCCACGTTGGGTATTTTGGCTTTGTTGTCTGTCAATGGATTAGGTGTTTATATTCCTTGGTTGATTCGTGGTTGTGTTGACCAACTTGCCAACAATGTGATCTGGCAAGAAATACTACGTTATGTAGTTGTGATTATTTTACTCAGTGCTGCCATGTGGCTGATCCGCATGGCTTCGCGGTTGTGGATATTTGGTGTGGGACGGCAAGTAGAATTTGATCTCAAACAAAGGATTTTTGAGCATTTACTCAATCTAGAGCCTGCTTATTTTGCCACTAATACGATTGGTGACTTAATTAGCAGGGCTACCAGTGATGTAGATAATGTCAGAAGGTTGTTAGGATTTGCGGTGTTAAGTTTAGCTAATACGGTGTTTGCTTATACCTTAACACTGCCAGTCATGCTAGCAATTAACGTCAATCTCACCTTGGCGGCGATCGCAGTTTATCCTTTGATGTTTGTGTTAGTGCATTTATTTAGCAATCGCTTACGCCAGCAACAAGCCCAAGTCCAAGAAAATATTTCTGACATCAGTGAGCTAATCCAAGAAGACATGAGTGGTATAGCTTTAATTAAAATCTATGCCCAAGAAGAAAACGAGCGTCGAGCTTTTGCCCAAAAAAACCAACAGTTATTGGGGGCTAACTTGGGACTAGCGAAAATCCGCAATACCTTGTTTCCCCTGATTGGTGGTTTAGCTGGTTTGAGTTCACTGGTAATTATTTGGTTGGGGACAAGGCAGATTACGGCGGGAAACTTGGCTGTTGGTGACTTTTTGGCATTGCTAATCTATGTTGAGCGGTTAGTGTTCCCGACGGCACTTTTGGGCTTCACCATTACCGCCTACCAACGGGGGGAAGTCAGTATAGACCGTCTGGAAGCTATACTCAGCGTGAAACCAAAAATTAAAGATATTGATGACGCTGTGCAGATGGCTTTAGCAGAAGTCAAAGGGGAACTAACAGCTAAAAATCTCAGTTTTACTTATGCTGGTGCTGCTAAACCAGCGTTAGATCATGTCAATTTTACCATTGCCCCTGGAGAGACAGTAGCAATTGTTGGTGCGATCGGTTCGGGTAAGTCAACTTTAGCCAATGCCTTGCCTAGATTGTTAGATATTGCACCAGGACAGTTATTTTTAGATGGGGTGGATATCACCCAGATAGCATTGGCAGATTTGCGTCATGCGATCGCCTACGTTCCTCAAGATAGCTTTTTATTTAGCACTACCATCAGAAATAATATCCGCTACGGCGACCCCAGCAGCGATCAACAATATGTTGAGTCTGTGGCTAAGTCATCACAAATTCACCCAGAAATCATCAATTTTCCCCAGCAGTACGAAACTATAGTTGGGGAACGGGGTATTACTCTTTCTGGTGGTCAAAGACAACGCACAGCTTTAGCTAGAGCCATGCTAGTCAATGCGCCCATTTTAATCTTAGATGATGCCCTCTCCAGTGTGGATAATCAAACGGCTACCCAAATTCTCAATAATCTTGCTAGTGGGAAGACACGCAAAACAGTAGTCTTTATCACACACCAACTATCGGCGGCGGCGGCGGCTGACCGTATTTTGGTCATGGATAAAGGCCAAATTGTGCAAGAGGGCAATCACTTAAAGCTATTGCAGGAAAATGGTTTGTACAGAAAGCTGTGGAGTCAGCATCAAGTAGAAGAATTGTTACGTTAA